A single region of the bacterium genome encodes:
- a CDS encoding HypC/HybG/HupF family hydrogenase formation chaperone gives MCLAVPGQIVETAEEGLARTARVSFGGLVKQISLAVLPEARVGDYVMVHAGFAISVVDEAEAAEVWGVLEQMAALAEEETP, from the coding sequence ATGTGTCTGGCAGTGCCCGGCCAGATCGTCGAGACTGCTGAAGAGGGCCTCGCCCGCACTGCGCGGGTGAGTTTCGGCGGTCTGGTCAAGCAGATCAGCCTCGCCGTCCTGCCCGAGGCGCGGGTCGGCGACTACGTCATGGTCCACGCCGGCTTCGCCATCAGCGTCGTGGATGAAGCCGAGGCGGCCGAAGTCTGGGGCGTCCTGGAGCAGATGGCGGCCCTGGCGGAGGAGGAGACGCCATGA
- the hypE gene encoding hydrogenase expression/formation protein HypE, translated as MSDLQCPIPKRDYDRVLTAHGGGGRLMQQLLADIFFPAFANDLLGRRHDAAVLTLEGGAAGPRLAFTTDSYVIRPLFFPGGSIGHLAVYGTVNDLAMAGARPLVLSAGFILEEGFPIEELQRVVADMRDAAAAAQVQIVTGDTKVVEHGREDGLYVNTAGIGAIEHNLTIEPQSVRPGDAIILSGDIARHGIAVMSVREGLEFESAIESDCAPLAGLVGDLLAEGLQVHCLRDLTRGGLAAGVIEIAQTAGLQVHLRERDIPVRDDVLGACEILGLDPLYVANEGRCVAFVPAEQADRAVATMRSHPAGAAATVIGHVTAGADPGLVTLETVTGTSRVVDLLSGEQLPRIC; from the coding sequence ATGAGCGACCTGCAGTGCCCCATCCCCAAACGCGACTACGACCGCGTGCTCACGGCCCACGGCGGCGGCGGACGGCTGATGCAACAACTCCTCGCCGACATCTTCTTCCCCGCCTTCGCCAACGATCTCCTCGGCCGCCGCCACGATGCGGCCGTCCTCACACTGGAGGGCGGGGCTGCCGGTCCGCGCCTGGCCTTCACCACCGACAGCTACGTGATCCGCCCGCTCTTCTTCCCCGGCGGCAGCATCGGCCACCTGGCCGTCTACGGCACAGTCAACGACCTCGCCATGGCCGGCGCCCGCCCGCTGGTGCTCAGCGCCGGCTTCATCCTCGAAGAGGGCTTCCCGATTGAGGAGCTGCAGCGTGTGGTGGCGGACATGCGCGACGCGGCGGCCGCCGCGCAGGTGCAGATCGTCACCGGCGACACCAAGGTCGTCGAGCACGGCCGCGAGGACGGCCTCTATGTCAACACGGCGGGGATCGGCGCCATCGAGCACAACCTGACCATCGAGCCGCAGAGCGTGCGGCCGGGTGATGCCATCATCCTCAGCGGCGACATCGCTCGCCACGGCATCGCCGTCATGAGCGTGCGGGAGGGGCTGGAGTTCGAGAGTGCCATCGAGAGTGACTGCGCGCCCCTGGCCGGTCTCGTCGGGGACCTGCTGGCGGAGGGGCTACAGGTCCATTGCCTGCGCGACCTCACGCGCGGGGGTCTGGCCGCCGGTGTCATCGAGATTGCGCAGACAGCGGGGCTGCAGGTCCACCTGCGCGAGCGTGACATCCCGGTGCGCGACGACGTCCTGGGGGCCTGTGAGATCCTGGGGCTCGATCCGCTCTACGTGGCGAACGAGGGCCGCTGTGTCGCCTTCGTGCCCGCAGAGCAAGCCGACCGTGCCGTGGCCACGATGCGCTCCCATCCCGCCGGCGCGGCCGCCACGGTGATCGGCCACGTGACCGCAGGCGCCGACCCCGGCCTGGTGACCCTGGAGACCGTCACGGGCACCTCGCGCGTGGTGGACCTCCTCAGCGGGGAGCAACTACCGCGCATCTGCTAG
- the hypD gene encoding hydrogenase formation protein HypD, whose translation MRFVSEYRDAAACQQLAQAIERLVTRPWTIMEVCGGQTHAIVKFGLDQLLPPQVTLIHGPGCPVCVTPLEMIEKALQLAARPEVTFCSFGDMLRVPGCSQDLLAVKASGGDVRVVYSPLDAVQLARDEPDREVVFFAVGFETTAPANAMAAVQAHELGLPNFSLLVSHVLVPPAVESLLSAPDCRIEGLLAAGHVCTVMGCHEYEPLAARYHVPIVVTGFEPVDILQGVHACLRQLEEGRAEVENAYARSVRPEGNQPAQELIREVFEVVPRKWRGLGEIPRSGLGLREPYAALDAERRFGLTDTDVPEPEACLSGQVLQGLTRPMDCPAFGRECTPEHPLGATMVSSEGTCAAYYHYRRQRGLQSPRSPAEGSA comes from the coding sequence ATGAGGTTCGTCAGCGAGTACCGCGACGCCGCGGCCTGCCAACAGCTCGCCCAGGCCATCGAGCGCCTTGTGACGCGCCCCTGGACGATCATGGAGGTCTGCGGCGGCCAGACCCATGCCATCGTGAAGTTCGGCCTGGACCAACTGCTGCCCCCGCAGGTGACGCTGATCCACGGCCCCGGCTGCCCGGTGTGTGTGACGCCGCTGGAGATGATCGAGAAGGCCCTGCAACTGGCCGCCCGGCCGGAAGTGACCTTCTGCTCCTTCGGCGACATGCTCCGCGTGCCAGGCTGCAGCCAGGACCTGCTGGCGGTCAAGGCCTCCGGCGGTGACGTGCGCGTCGTCTACTCCCCCCTCGACGCGGTGCAGCTGGCCCGCGACGAGCCGGACCGCGAGGTCGTCTTCTTCGCCGTCGGGTTCGAGACGACCGCACCTGCCAACGCCATGGCGGCAGTTCAGGCGCACGAGCTGGGTCTGCCCAACTTCTCCCTGCTCGTCTCCCATGTGCTCGTCCCACCGGCCGTCGAGAGCCTGCTCTCCGCGCCCGACTGCCGCATCGAGGGCCTCCTCGCCGCCGGCCATGTCTGCACCGTGATGGGCTGCCACGAGTATGAGCCCCTGGCGGCGCGCTACCATGTGCCCATCGTCGTCACCGGCTTCGAGCCGGTGGACATCCTGCAGGGCGTGCATGCCTGCCTGAGGCAGCTTGAGGAGGGCCGGGCCGAGGTGGAGAACGCCTATGCCCGGTCGGTGCGGCCGGAGGGCAACCAGCCGGCCCAGGAGCTGATCCGCGAGGTCTTCGAGGTCGTGCCCCGCAAGTGGCGCGGCCTGGGCGAGATCCCCCGCAGCGGCCTGGGCCTGCGCGAGCCCTATGCCGCCCTCGATGCCGAGCGCCGCTTCGGCCTCACCGACACCGACGTGCCCGAGCCGGAGGCGTGCCTGAGCGGCCAGGTGCTGCAGGGCCTCACCCGCCCCATGGACTGCCCGGCGTTCGGCCGGGAGTGCACCCCGGAGCATCCCCTCGGCGCGACGATGGTGTCGTCGGAGGGCACGTGCGCAGCCTACTACCACTACCGGCGCCAACGCGGGCTGCAAAGCCCGCGCTCCCCCGCGGAGGGTTCGGCATGA
- a CDS encoding beta-galactosidase, whose amino-acid sequence MAASDHFPFGSQYLRGLTPPRADWARDLANMRAAGFNTIRAWLVWGVLEPRPGEIDFDYLDTFLDLAAANELRVGLLMHLHGCPEWAIRQHRDLWYVDIKGRPFESAQRANTPSGGWPGLCPDHALTQELEARFIEGVVSHCGDHPAVAFFEPINEPHVWVDMTENPIGCFCYCEASREAFRQWLRGKYGTLAGVGEAWGRRFSDWAEVRPPTWLFGFSDWVDFRTFAAESIAALVQRRSDLIRKHTRKPVIAHAWGGGCVTCGQLGAMAFDDWKNADSVDMWGYSAFPSSVPQTLMVGLGTDATRCAAGGKEFWQSELGAGDYGQGFGRNGRIRPEVEAMFCWESLRHGAQGLLFWQYRKEAHGSEIGAFGLTDYAGEETELLRAVAQVGKTLNDHAALFRSARVEPAEVALLFSYRTFMADWTQHRNCQLSVDALSGAYRIFWDANIPVDVLHEERLAAAALARYKLIVLPNPAALCEAAREPLREYVRQGGTLLSDPYLCGFNHDLSLPREVPGGGFAEVFGVRERDLVQGRGRRIMLTQGEREIAVEGSLFQAFWQPSGAEVVARYDDGQAAVLRHGYGRGQAIMSGVNLGLACSTKQGVGDDFTREGREIAGGGVAGLVLDLAAQAGVQARVRTPDDIRASVLSTPDGQHLLIALNLADAPRAGRIEVEGLAGSEARDLLQGGDTTLDLQFAPYESKVLLLV is encoded by the coding sequence ATGGCTGCATCCGACCACTTCCCCTTCGGCTCGCAATACCTGCGGGGGCTGACGCCGCCGCGTGCGGACTGGGCGCGCGACCTGGCGAACATGCGCGCCGCCGGCTTCAACACGATCCGCGCCTGGCTCGTGTGGGGCGTACTCGAACCCCGGCCCGGCGAGATTGACTTCGACTATCTCGACACGTTCCTGGACCTCGCGGCGGCGAACGAACTGCGAGTGGGGCTGCTGATGCACCTGCACGGCTGCCCCGAATGGGCGATCCGCCAGCACCGCGACCTGTGGTATGTGGACATCAAGGGGCGGCCGTTCGAGTCCGCTCAGCGCGCCAACACGCCCTCGGGCGGGTGGCCGGGGCTGTGTCCGGACCACGCCCTGACGCAGGAGCTGGAGGCGCGCTTCATCGAGGGCGTCGTCAGCCACTGCGGCGATCACCCCGCCGTCGCCTTCTTCGAGCCGATCAACGAGCCGCATGTGTGGGTGGACATGACGGAGAACCCCATCGGCTGCTTCTGCTACTGCGAGGCCAGCCGGGAGGCGTTCCGCCAGTGGCTGCGCGGGAAGTACGGGACGCTTGCAGGCGTCGGCGAGGCATGGGGACGGCGCTTTTCGGACTGGGCCGAGGTGCGGCCGCCGACGTGGCTCTTCGGCTTCAGCGACTGGGTGGACTTCCGCACCTTCGCCGCCGAGAGCATTGCCGCGCTGGTGCAGCGCCGCAGCGATCTCATCCGCAAGCACACGCGCAAGCCGGTCATCGCCCACGCCTGGGGCGGCGGGTGCGTGACGTGCGGGCAGCTCGGGGCGATGGCCTTCGACGACTGGAAGAACGCCGACTCGGTGGACATGTGGGGCTACAGCGCCTTCCCGTCGTCCGTGCCGCAGACGCTGATGGTGGGCCTGGGCACGGACGCCACCCGCTGCGCCGCCGGGGGCAAGGAGTTCTGGCAGTCGGAGCTGGGGGCGGGTGACTACGGCCAGGGCTTTGGCCGCAACGGCCGCATCCGGCCGGAGGTCGAGGCGATGTTCTGTTGGGAGTCACTGCGCCACGGGGCGCAGGGGCTGCTGTTCTGGCAGTATCGCAAGGAAGCACACGGGTCGGAGATCGGGGCCTTCGGGCTGACGGACTACGCCGGGGAGGAGACGGAGCTGCTGCGCGCTGTGGCGCAAGTTGGCAAGACGCTCAATGACCATGCGGCGCTCTTCCGCTCCGCGCGGGTGGAGCCGGCCGAAGTCGCCCTGCTGTTCAGCTACCGCACCTTCATGGCCGACTGGACGCAGCACCGCAACTGCCAGCTCAGCGTGGACGCCCTCAGCGGCGCCTATCGCATCTTCTGGGACGCCAACATCCCGGTGGATGTGCTGCATGAGGAGCGGCTCGCCGCAGCGGCGCTGGCACGGTACAAGCTGATCGTCCTGCCCAACCCCGCGGCGCTGTGCGAGGCCGCGCGGGAGCCACTCCGGGAGTACGTCCGCCAGGGCGGCACGCTGCTGTCCGACCCGTACCTGTGCGGCTTCAACCACGACCTGTCGCTGCCGCGTGAAGTCCCCGGCGGGGGCTTCGCCGAGGTCTTCGGCGTGCGTGAGCGCGACCTCGTGCAGGGGCGTGGCCGGCGGATCATGCTAACCCAGGGGGAGCGCGAGATCGCCGTCGAGGGCAGCCTGTTCCAGGCCTTCTGGCAGCCCTCGGGGGCTGAAGTCGTGGCCAGGTACGACGACGGCCAGGCGGCGGTGCTCCGGCACGGGTACGGGCGCGGGCAGGCGATCATGTCGGGCGTGAACCTGGGGCTCGCGTGCTCGACCAAGCAGGGCGTCGGGGACGACTTCACGCGCGAGGGGCGTGAGATTGCCGGGGGCGGCGTGGCCGGGCTCGTGCTCGACCTGGCGGCGCAGGCCGGCGTGCAGGCGCGGGTGCGGACGCCGGATGACATCCGCGCCAGTGTGCTGTCCACGCCGGACGGGCAGCACCTGCTCATCGCTCTGAACCTCGCGGATGCCCCCCGCGCGGGGCGCATCGAGGTGGAGGGCCTCGCCGGCAGCGAGGCCCGGGATCTGCTGCAGGGCGGCGACACGACCCTCGACCTGCAGTTCGCACCGTACGAGAGCAAGGTGCTGCTGCTTGTCTGA
- the hypF gene encoding carbamoyltransferase HypF, producing the protein MNRAPQPDAHGPPGERQRLHVAIQGTVQGVGFRPFVYRLATTLHLPGWVLNSLQGVTIEVEGDAAALAAFVHGLEHDKPALATIHSLQTTMLDPVGFTAFEIRHSDSEAGVAGALILPDLATCPDCLREVLDPHDRRYRYPFTNCTNCGPRFSIIQGLPYDRPQTTMRGFTMCEACTREYEDPLDRRFHAQPNACPTCGPHLELWSPPPVPLPAPFSVPLEGPAISRPAVVATHDAALRLAAQALREGRILALKGLGGFHLLVDARDEAAVRRLRERKRREEKPLALMMPSLEHARQACEIGAEEERLLLSPQCPILLLRRRPGADIAPAVAPGNPCLGVMLPYTPLHHLLLGDLGFAVVATSGNLSDEPICTDEHEALARLHGLADLFLVHNRPIARHMDDSVVRLIAGRPMMLRRARGYAPLPVPLPWERRHPAGTLALGAHLKNATALALGQSAFLSQHIGDLETAQALEAFRRVSRELPELYGVQPDRVVCDEHPDYLSTQHAHASGLPVVTVQHHVAHLLSCMAENELSEPVLGFSWDGSGYGGDGTLWGGEVLLADGGVRRVAHFRLFRLPGGDRAIKEPRRAALGVLYELYGDAACDMDVAPVRDFAPPELGVLRQMLSQSVNTPRTSSVGRLFDAVASLIGLRQQAAFEGQAAMELEYALDGIETEEAYPLDRGLSSPRGASGLESPRSLDWRPLIEALLADVHAGMPAPLISARFHNALAQVIVDLAQHFGQEKIALSGGCFQNKFLSERVITLARRAGLRPYWHQNVPPNDGGIALGQLVYAVRYAP; encoded by the coding sequence GTGAACAGGGCCCCACAACCGGACGCCCACGGCCCCCCCGGCGAACGCCAACGCCTCCATGTGGCGATCCAGGGCACCGTGCAGGGCGTCGGCTTCCGCCCCTTCGTCTACCGGCTCGCGACCACCCTCCACCTGCCCGGCTGGGTTCTCAACTCCCTGCAGGGCGTGACCATCGAAGTCGAGGGCGACGCGGCTGCCCTCGCCGCCTTCGTGCATGGCCTGGAGCACGACAAGCCCGCCCTCGCCACGATCCACAGCCTGCAGACCACGATGCTCGACCCGGTGGGCTTCACGGCGTTCGAGATCCGCCACAGCGACTCCGAGGCCGGCGTGGCGGGAGCGCTGATCCTGCCGGACCTGGCGACCTGCCCCGACTGCCTGCGCGAAGTCCTCGATCCCCACGACCGCCGCTACCGCTACCCCTTCACCAACTGCACCAACTGCGGCCCGCGCTTCAGCATCATCCAGGGCCTCCCATATGATCGCCCGCAAACGACCATGCGCGGCTTCACGATGTGCGAGGCCTGCACCCGCGAGTACGAGGACCCGCTCGACCGCCGTTTCCACGCCCAACCCAACGCCTGCCCGACCTGCGGCCCCCACCTGGAGCTGTGGTCGCCACCGCCCGTGCCGTTGCCCGCGCCGTTCTCCGTGCCGTTGGAGGGGCCGGCTATTAGCCGGCCCGCCGTCGTTGCCACTCACGACGCCGCCCTGCGCCTCGCCGCCCAGGCCCTCCGCGAGGGCCGCATTCTCGCCCTCAAGGGCCTCGGCGGCTTCCACCTGCTGGTGGATGCCCGCGACGAGGCGGCCGTCCGGCGCCTGCGCGAGCGCAAGCGCCGCGAGGAGAAGCCCCTCGCCCTGATGATGCCCTCGCTGGAGCACGCCCGGCAGGCCTGCGAGATTGGGGCCGAGGAAGAGCGCCTGCTGCTGTCCCCCCAGTGCCCGATCCTCCTGCTCCGCCGCCGCCCGGGCGCGGACATCGCCCCCGCGGTCGCCCCCGGCAACCCGTGCCTGGGCGTGATGCTGCCGTACACACCGCTGCACCACCTGTTGCTGGGCGACCTGGGCTTCGCGGTGGTCGCCACGAGCGGCAATCTGAGTGATGAGCCCATCTGCACCGACGAGCACGAGGCCCTCGCGCGGCTGCATGGCCTGGCGGACCTGTTCCTGGTCCACAACCGCCCCATTGCCCGCCACATGGATGACTCGGTCGTCCGCCTGATCGCGGGCCGCCCGATGATGCTCCGCCGTGCCCGCGGCTACGCCCCCCTCCCGGTGCCGCTGCCGTGGGAGCGCCGGCATCCTGCCGGCACACTCGCCCTCGGCGCCCACCTCAAGAACGCCACCGCCCTCGCCCTCGGCCAGTCGGCCTTCCTCAGCCAGCACATCGGCGACCTGGAGACCGCGCAGGCCCTCGAGGCCTTCCGCCGCGTGTCGCGGGAGCTGCCGGAGTTGTACGGCGTCCAGCCCGACCGCGTGGTCTGCGACGAGCACCCGGACTACCTCTCCACCCAGCACGCACACGCGAGCGGCCTGCCGGTGGTGACGGTCCAGCACCACGTGGCCCACCTGCTCTCGTGCATGGCGGAGAACGAGCTGTCCGAGCCGGTGCTGGGCTTCTCGTGGGACGGCAGCGGCTACGGGGGCGACGGCACGCTCTGGGGCGGCGAGGTCCTGCTGGCGGATGGGGGCGTCCGCCGCGTCGCGCACTTCCGGCTCTTCCGGCTCCCCGGCGGCGACCGCGCCATCAAGGAGCCCCGCCGGGCGGCCCTCGGCGTCCTCTACGAGCTGTACGGCGACGCCGCTTGCGACATGGACGTGGCGCCCGTCCGCGACTTCGCTCCGCCGGAGCTGGGTGTCCTCCGGCAGATGCTGAGCCAGAGCGTCAACACCCCGCGCACCTCCAGCGTCGGCCGCCTCTTTGATGCCGTCGCCTCGCTCATCGGCCTCCGCCAGCAGGCCGCTTTCGAGGGCCAGGCAGCGATGGAGCTGGAGTACGCCCTCGACGGGATCGAGACCGAGGAGGCGTATCCGTTGGACCGCGGGCTTTCCAGCCCGCGCGGGGCAAGCGGGCTGGAAAGCCCGCGGTCCCTCGACTGGCGCCCGCTCATCGAGGCCCTCCTGGCCGACGTGCACGCCGGCATGCCCGCCCCCCTCATCTCCGCCCGTTTCCACAATGCCCTCGCGCAGGTCATCGTGGACCTGGCGCAGCACTTCGGGCAGGAGAAGATCGCCTTGAGCGGCGGCTGCTTCCAGAACAAGTTCCTGTCCGAGCGCGTCATTACACTGGCCCGGCGCGCCGGCCTGCGCCCGTACTGGCACCAGAACGTCCCGCCCAATGACGGCGGCATCGCCCTGGGCCAGCTTGTATACGCCGTCAGGTACGCACCGTAG
- a CDS encoding FAD-dependent oxidoreductase → MYPLHARQRFNSEVIVIGDGLVAFSAALEATVHGRQTMVAAAGPALASELTIALQGRVGEPADAHLSALADRVAAAGGAHGGWLDPALAQMVADQMLTEAGVTVLLYAIPIRAIEREGRAAGVLMAGKDGLYTIAAGAIVDATEGGVLFRNAGAEFVVPETVTATRTLTFQFAGEDLSGLPGEVEGFALAAYPTWPGEVCVTLTGSAPYDGEVVPAALHRASRLAEQAVAKACREAVPGLAGALVSHSGHVMVPLSGAHLASAEAPLPNLLGAGAWVSNAGWGDLAALSADGARAGALAAAAGGAAPDDLSLAEDISLQAEASDVTVFGGGTGGAIAGWAAARNGAQTLLFEAGWALGGIPTCGGIHAYYWGVEGGLQDELHAAADLIADDMGGRDRMHGFHPEARKLALDRLLGEAGVAVRYGWTAVAATRAGDRVANVLLAAPGRLHLVAPAVVVDGTGDADVAAHAGAPMAYGRASDGVSHQYSQSAARFAGDKLTMHNFDAGYVDPRDVADLTRGRRHALQLYWRDTFAAEDRPFNISYLLGLRQSRHIVGDYTLTLADQVANRHFPDVIAFTRGHQDNHAYDYENENDEALLWVWGLGFWQRSMPHELPYRCLTPQGVANVLVACRAVSVSREAHMLFRMIRDMYRIGEAAGTAAALAAADGGDVRGFEVAELQGKLRETGAMLDDWPAEEALPAPEALVAELVDELPRVAVWHLYQHGTAAAPALRAGLASDNENTRWWCAVAGAMTGLPEAAEELLAVFAARDERLPRSRLDEPDYYLIRMAPRWVVAMALLGRLQERGAVAPTAAVLAEDAPADVLIAAVRALGRIGDPAGVAPLRAFIARDDLPTTGRIQNSMRHDEARGHDITWALHLATADALRQLGAPAPELAAPYADDPRAYVRAYAARLLG, encoded by the coding sequence ATGTATCCCCTCCATGCCCGTCAACGCTTCAACAGTGAGGTCATCGTCATCGGCGATGGCCTCGTGGCGTTCTCGGCCGCCCTGGAAGCGACCGTGCACGGCCGGCAGACCATGGTCGCCGCCGCCGGGCCGGCGTTGGCGAGCGAACTGACCATCGCCCTGCAGGGCCGCGTCGGCGAGCCGGCTGACGCGCACCTGTCCGCCCTGGCCGACCGAGTTGCCGCGGCCGGTGGGGCGCACGGGGGCTGGCTGGACCCGGCCCTGGCGCAGATGGTCGCGGACCAGATGCTGACCGAGGCCGGTGTGACCGTGCTGCTGTACGCGATCCCCATTCGCGCCATCGAGCGCGAGGGGCGGGCAGCGGGTGTGCTCATGGCCGGCAAGGACGGCCTGTACACGATCGCCGCGGGCGCCATCGTGGACGCGACCGAGGGCGGCGTGCTCTTCCGGAACGCGGGGGCGGAGTTCGTCGTGCCCGAGACGGTCACGGCCACGCGCACGCTCACCTTCCAGTTCGCCGGCGAGGACCTGTCCGGGCTGCCGGGCGAGGTTGAGGGCTTCGCGCTCGCGGCGTACCCGACGTGGCCGGGCGAGGTGTGTGTGACGCTGACGGGGAGCGCGCCATATGATGGCGAGGTGGTGCCGGCGGCGCTGCATCGGGCGTCGCGGCTGGCCGAGCAGGCCGTGGCGAAGGCGTGCCGCGAAGCCGTGCCGGGGCTGGCCGGTGCGCTCGTGTCGCATTCGGGGCATGTGATGGTGCCGCTCAGCGGGGCGCACCTGGCGTCGGCCGAGGCGCCGCTGCCGAACCTGCTTGGGGCGGGGGCGTGGGTCAGCAACGCGGGCTGGGGCGACCTGGCGGCGCTGTCGGCCGACGGGGCGCGGGCCGGGGCGTTGGCGGCGGCAGCAGGCGGTGCGGCGCCGGATGATCTGAGCCTCGCCGAAGACATCAGCCTCCAGGCCGAGGCCAGCGATGTCACTGTCTTCGGCGGCGGGACGGGCGGGGCCATTGCCGGGTGGGCCGCGGCGCGGAATGGGGCGCAGACGCTGCTGTTCGAGGCCGGTTGGGCGCTGGGCGGGATCCCGACCTGCGGCGGCATCCACGCCTACTACTGGGGCGTCGAGGGCGGCCTGCAGGACGAGCTGCACGCGGCGGCGGACCTGATCGCCGATGACATGGGCGGGCGCGACCGCATGCACGGCTTCCATCCCGAGGCGCGGAAGCTGGCGCTGGACCGCCTCCTGGGCGAGGCCGGAGTGGCCGTGCGCTACGGCTGGACTGCAGTCGCCGCCACGCGCGCGGGCGACCGCGTCGCGAACGTCCTGCTGGCGGCGCCGGGACGCCTGCACCTGGTAGCCCCGGCGGTCGTCGTGGATGGCACCGGCGACGCCGACGTGGCGGCCCATGCCGGGGCGCCGATGGCCTACGGCCGCGCGAGCGACGGCGTGAGCCACCAGTACAGCCAGAGTGCGGCGCGCTTTGCGGGCGACAAGCTGACCATGCACAACTTCGACGCCGGCTACGTGGACCCGCGCGATGTGGCGGACCTCACGCGCGGGCGGCGGCACGCCCTGCAGCTCTACTGGCGCGACACGTTCGCCGCCGAGGACCGCCCCTTCAACATCTCGTATCTCCTGGGCTTGCGCCAGAGCCGGCACATTGTGGGCGACTACACGCTCACGCTCGCCGACCAGGTGGCGAACCGCCACTTCCCTGACGTGATCGCCTTCACGCGCGGACATCAGGACAACCACGCCTACGACTATGAGAACGAGAACGACGAGGCGCTGCTATGGGTGTGGGGGCTGGGGTTCTGGCAGCGCTCGATGCCACACGAGCTGCCGTACCGCTGCCTGACGCCGCAGGGGGTGGCCAACGTGCTGGTCGCGTGCCGCGCCGTCTCGGTCAGCCGCGAGGCCCATATGCTCTTCCGCATGATCCGCGACATGTACCGCATCGGCGAAGCCGCGGGCACAGCGGCAGCACTGGCCGCGGCGGACGGGGGCGATGTGCGCGGGTTCGAGGTGGCCGAACTGCAGGGCAAGCTGCGTGAGACGGGAGCGATGCTGGACGACTGGCCGGCCGAGGAGGCCCTGCCCGCTCCCGAGGCCCTCGTAGCCGAACTCGTGGACGAGCTGCCACGGGTCGCCGTGTGGCACCTGTATCAGCACGGGACGGCGGCCGCCCCGGCGCTGCGGGCGGGTCTGGCCTCGGACAATGAGAACACGCGCTGGTGGTGTGCCGTGGCCGGGGCGATGACCGGCCTGCCGGAGGCGGCCGAGGAGCTGCTGGCGGTCTTCGCCGCCCGCGACGAGCGCCTGCCCCGCAGCCGTCTCGATGAGCCGGACTACTACCTGATCCGCATGGCCCCGCGCTGGGTCGTGGCGATGGCGCTGCTGGGGCGGCTGCAGGAGCGCGGCGCGGTGGCGCCGACGGCGGCAGTGCTGGCCGAGGACGCTCCGGCCGATGTGCTGATCGCGGCGGTGCGGGCACTGGGGCGCATCGGCGATCCGGCGGGGGTGGCGCCACTGCGGGCGTTCATCGCGCGGGATGACCTGCCGACGACCGGCCGCATCCAGAACTCGATGAGGCATGACGAGGCGCGCGGGCACGACATCACGTGGGCGCTGCACCTGGCGACCGCCGACGCACTCCGGCAGCTCGGCGCCCCGGCGCCGGAGCTGGCGGCCCCATACGCGGACGATCCGCGCGCGTATGTCCGCGCGTATGCGGCCCGGCTGCTGGGATGA
- a CDS encoding cupin domain-containing protein, with translation MFSRHSDDDHLPAVPGITRKTLAHGDRTLMAEFRLKTGSVLPRHAHPHEQTGYLVSGHMRLTIGEHEYDVAPGDSWCIPGEVEHEAQATADAVAVEVFAPVREDYLPGG, from the coding sequence ATGTTCAGCCGACACAGTGACGACGACCATCTTCCGGCGGTGCCCGGCATCACGCGCAAGACGCTGGCGCATGGTGACAGGACGCTCATGGCGGAGTTCCGCCTGAAGACGGGCAGTGTCCTGCCCCGGCACGCACACCCCCACGAGCAGACCGGCTATCTCGTCAGCGGCCACATGCGCCTGACCATCGGCGAGCACGAGTACGACGTGGCGCCGGGCGATAGCTGGTGCATTCCCGGCGAGGTGGAGCACGAGGCGCAGGCGACGGCTGACGCGGTGGCGGTGGAGGTCTTTGCGCCAGTGCGGGAGGACTACCTGCCCGGCGGGTAG